The following are from one region of the Quercus robur chromosome 1, dhQueRobu3.1, whole genome shotgun sequence genome:
- the LOC126727132 gene encoding uncharacterized protein LOC126727132 isoform X1: MDPDICRWISEFLMRSTAPDHVIKKLLQVLPVSGADSRFKKTVLLRTIRSEIAAASVSETTLQTLELIEEMDRSEGVEVRDSLKAAYCAVAVECTVKYLLGSPDKHGEYFEAVKRVWRGRIGHLEKSGKSELVSDELTRWREDLEEALWEANTAKRLMKLNTRTEALRALRVFLGEAWALMGPSFLESAAVLIEPSDLQNLSGDQMPANNAGGLAAATVEAAEPAVAAAAAAVVDSGNVGELGVEEEIGATHREPTVNGEGSREMGVNDKPAGRGKEIHKGNVLPRCKHVTWHKRSKGGVRITEEVDTDASPSKYDSLPTPEVNMIKEALKSSSLELKAVVKDPLPDALHLSETIIADMVKKDKRHEPSVENQSEKDTDALNPSVDKSIAAQTTDSGCGNQSCIPQSNATRPSLMERNGTAHTYEWDDSIDESPGGMTNRAGRLHLPSPKRKIVSPLKKYEVTKFVRRRKLKRWSLLEEDTLRTGVQKYGKGNWKLILNSYRDIFDERTEVDLKDKWRNMTRY; encoded by the exons ATGGACCCAGACATTTGCCGATGGATTTCCGAATTCCTAATGCGAAGCACGGCGCCAGACCACGTCATCAAGAAGCTCCTCCAAGTATTACCGGTCTCCGGCGCCGACTCTCGCTTCAAGAAGACCGTCCTCCTCCGCACGATCCGGTCCGAAATCGCCGCCGCATCGGTTTCCGAAACGACGCTCCAGACATTGGAACTGATCGAAGAAATGGATCGAAGCGAGGGGGTCGAGGTCAGAGACTCGTTGAAAGCGGCGTACTGTGCGGTGGCGGTGGAGTGTACGGTCAAGTATTTGTTGGGAAGCCCCGACAAGCACGGGGAGTATTTCGAGGCGGTGAAGAGGGTGTGGAGGGGCAGGATTGGTCATTTGGAGAAGTCCGGGAAGAGCGAGTTGGTTTCGGACGAGTTGACTCGGTGGAGGGAGGATTTGGAGGAGGCGCTTTGGGAGGCCAACACGGCGAAGAGGTTGATGAAGTTGAATACGAGGACCGAGGCTCTGCGTGCACTTAGGGTTTTTTTAGGAGAGGCTTGGGCGCTCATGGGGCCTTCGTTTCTCGAGTCCGCGGCGGTGTTGATAGAGCCCTCTGATTTACAGAATTTGAGTGGTGATCAAATGCCTGCCAACAATGCCGGTGGATTGGCTGCTGCGACGGTTGAAGCAGCCGAGCCTGCAGTGGCTGCGGCGGCGGCAGCAGTGGTGGATTCCGGTAATGTGGGTGAATTGGGGGTGGAAGAAGAGATAGGGGCGACGCATCGGGAGCCGACAGTGAATGGAGAGGGAAGTCGAGAAATGGGTGTCAATGATAAACCTGCAGGGAGAGGTAaag AAATACATAAGGGGAATGTGCTTCCTAGATGCAAGCACGTTACTTGGCATAAACGCTCTAAAGGAGGAGTTAGGATTACTGAAGAAGTGGACACAGATGCATCACCTAGCAAATATGATTCCTTGCCTACCCCTGAAGTTAATATGATAAAAGAAGCACTTAAATCCAGCTCTTTGGAGTTAAAAGCAGTGGTGAAGGACCCACTTCCTGATGCATTACATTTGTCTGAAACCATAATAGCTGACATGGTGAAAAAAGATAAGAGACATGAACCTTCTGTAGAAAATCAAAGTGAAAAAGACACAGATGCACTCAATCCATCTGTTGACAAAAGCATAGCTGCACAAACTACTGACTCTGGTTGTGGAAATCAGTCCTGCATTCCTCAGAGCAATGCTACGCGACCAAGCTTAATGGAGCGGAATGGCACTGCCCATACTTATGAG TGGGATGATTCAATAGATGAGTCACCAGGAGGAATGACCAATCGTGCAGGTAGGCTTCACCTACCTAGCCCAAAGAGAAAGATTGTTTCTCCTTTGAAGAAGTACGAGGTTACAAAGTTTGTTAGGAGGAGAAAATTGAAGAGATGGAGTTTATTGGAGGAAGATACTTTAAGGACTGGCGTGCAGAA GTATGGTAAAGGAAATTGGAAGCTCATCTTGAATTCCTATCGCGatatttttgatgaaagaacAGAG GTTGATCTGAAGGATAAGTGGAGAAATATGACACGGTATTGA
- the LOC126727132 gene encoding uncharacterized protein LOC126727132 isoform X2 gives MDPDICRWISEFLMRSTAPDHVIKKLLQVLPVSGADSRFKKTVLLRTIRSEIAAASVSETTLQTLELIEEMDRSEGVEVRDSLKAAYCAVAVECTVKYLLGSPDKHGEYFEAVKRVWRGRIGHLEKSGKSELVSDELTRWREDLEEALWEANTAKRLMKLNTRTEALRALRVFLGEAWALMGPSFLESAAVLIEPSDLQNLSGDQMPANNAGGLAAATVEAAEPAVAAAAAAVVDSGNVGELGVEEEIGATHREPTVNGEGSREMGVNDKPAGREIHKGNVLPRCKHVTWHKRSKGGVRITEEVDTDASPSKYDSLPTPEVNMIKEALKSSSLELKAVVKDPLPDALHLSETIIADMVKKDKRHEPSVENQSEKDTDALNPSVDKSIAAQTTDSGCGNQSCIPQSNATRPSLMERNGTAHTYEWDDSIDESPGGMTNRAGRLHLPSPKRKIVSPLKKYEVTKFVRRRKLKRWSLLEEDTLRTGVQKYGKGNWKLILNSYRDIFDERTEVDLKDKWRNMTRY, from the exons ATGGACCCAGACATTTGCCGATGGATTTCCGAATTCCTAATGCGAAGCACGGCGCCAGACCACGTCATCAAGAAGCTCCTCCAAGTATTACCGGTCTCCGGCGCCGACTCTCGCTTCAAGAAGACCGTCCTCCTCCGCACGATCCGGTCCGAAATCGCCGCCGCATCGGTTTCCGAAACGACGCTCCAGACATTGGAACTGATCGAAGAAATGGATCGAAGCGAGGGGGTCGAGGTCAGAGACTCGTTGAAAGCGGCGTACTGTGCGGTGGCGGTGGAGTGTACGGTCAAGTATTTGTTGGGAAGCCCCGACAAGCACGGGGAGTATTTCGAGGCGGTGAAGAGGGTGTGGAGGGGCAGGATTGGTCATTTGGAGAAGTCCGGGAAGAGCGAGTTGGTTTCGGACGAGTTGACTCGGTGGAGGGAGGATTTGGAGGAGGCGCTTTGGGAGGCCAACACGGCGAAGAGGTTGATGAAGTTGAATACGAGGACCGAGGCTCTGCGTGCACTTAGGGTTTTTTTAGGAGAGGCTTGGGCGCTCATGGGGCCTTCGTTTCTCGAGTCCGCGGCGGTGTTGATAGAGCCCTCTGATTTACAGAATTTGAGTGGTGATCAAATGCCTGCCAACAATGCCGGTGGATTGGCTGCTGCGACGGTTGAAGCAGCCGAGCCTGCAGTGGCTGCGGCGGCGGCAGCAGTGGTGGATTCCGGTAATGTGGGTGAATTGGGGGTGGAAGAAGAGATAGGGGCGACGCATCGGGAGCCGACAGTGAATGGAGAGGGAAGTCGAGAAATGGGTGTCAATGATAAACCTGCAGGGAGAG AAATACATAAGGGGAATGTGCTTCCTAGATGCAAGCACGTTACTTGGCATAAACGCTCTAAAGGAGGAGTTAGGATTACTGAAGAAGTGGACACAGATGCATCACCTAGCAAATATGATTCCTTGCCTACCCCTGAAGTTAATATGATAAAAGAAGCACTTAAATCCAGCTCTTTGGAGTTAAAAGCAGTGGTGAAGGACCCACTTCCTGATGCATTACATTTGTCTGAAACCATAATAGCTGACATGGTGAAAAAAGATAAGAGACATGAACCTTCTGTAGAAAATCAAAGTGAAAAAGACACAGATGCACTCAATCCATCTGTTGACAAAAGCATAGCTGCACAAACTACTGACTCTGGTTGTGGAAATCAGTCCTGCATTCCTCAGAGCAATGCTACGCGACCAAGCTTAATGGAGCGGAATGGCACTGCCCATACTTATGAG TGGGATGATTCAATAGATGAGTCACCAGGAGGAATGACCAATCGTGCAGGTAGGCTTCACCTACCTAGCCCAAAGAGAAAGATTGTTTCTCCTTTGAAGAAGTACGAGGTTACAAAGTTTGTTAGGAGGAGAAAATTGAAGAGATGGAGTTTATTGGAGGAAGATACTTTAAGGACTGGCGTGCAGAA GTATGGTAAAGGAAATTGGAAGCTCATCTTGAATTCCTATCGCGatatttttgatgaaagaacAGAG GTTGATCTGAAGGATAAGTGGAGAAATATGACACGGTATTGA